A genomic segment from Corallococcus soli encodes:
- a CDS encoding acyl-CoA dehydrogenase family protein: MDFELPDSHRALQASLREFCERRVKPYAREWDKDEKFPMEVVKELGQLGVLGMLVSEEYGGAAMDSLAVAVAVEEIARYDGSLALTVASHNGLGTSHVRVFGNKAQHQRYLPKLASGEWLGAWGLTEPGSGSDASGMRTTAVRKGDKWVLNGAKMFITQGTVGDVFVVLALTSPEKRQKGITAFVLEKGVPGFSQRAIHGKLGMRSSDTAELILENVELGDDAIVGEVDRGFIDTLKILDKGRITIGALSVGLLRGALEESVAYSKDRTAFGQPIGEFQGLRWMMADMKTELEAARLLVHRAARLADAGQPYSEEASMAKLFASEAAMRGCNKAVQIHGGYGYTREFPVERYLRDAKLCEIGEGTSEIQRTIIARETFKGA; encoded by the coding sequence ATGGACTTCGAACTCCCCGACAGCCACCGCGCCCTCCAGGCCTCCCTCCGTGAATTCTGCGAACGCCGCGTGAAGCCCTACGCGCGCGAGTGGGACAAGGACGAGAAGTTCCCCATGGAGGTGGTGAAGGAGCTGGGCCAGCTGGGCGTGCTGGGCATGCTCGTCTCCGAGGAGTACGGCGGGGCGGCCATGGACTCGCTCGCCGTGGCGGTGGCGGTGGAGGAGATCGCCCGCTACGACGGCTCGCTCGCCCTCACGGTGGCCAGCCACAACGGCCTGGGCACCAGCCACGTGCGCGTCTTTGGCAACAAGGCGCAGCACCAGCGCTACCTGCCGAAGCTGGCCTCCGGCGAGTGGCTGGGCGCGTGGGGTCTCACCGAGCCGGGATCCGGCTCGGACGCGTCCGGCATGCGCACCACCGCGGTCCGCAAGGGCGACAAGTGGGTGCTCAACGGCGCCAAGATGTTCATCACCCAGGGCACGGTGGGTGACGTGTTCGTGGTGCTGGCGCTCACGTCGCCGGAGAAGCGCCAGAAGGGCATCACCGCCTTCGTGCTGGAGAAGGGCGTGCCGGGCTTCAGCCAGCGCGCCATCCACGGCAAGCTGGGCATGCGCTCCTCCGACACGGCGGAGCTCATCCTGGAGAACGTGGAGCTGGGTGACGACGCCATCGTGGGCGAGGTGGACCGGGGCTTCATCGACACGCTGAAGATCCTCGACAAGGGCCGCATCACCATTGGCGCGCTGTCGGTGGGCCTCCTGCGCGGGGCGCTGGAGGAGTCGGTGGCGTACTCGAAGGACCGCACCGCGTTCGGCCAGCCCATCGGCGAGTTCCAGGGCCTGCGCTGGATGATGGCGGACATGAAGACGGAGCTGGAGGCGGCGCGCCTGCTGGTGCACCGCGCGGCGCGGCTCGCGGACGCCGGCCAGCCCTATTCGGAGGAGGCCTCCATGGCGAAGCTGTTCGCCTCCGAGGCGGCCATGCGCGGCTGCAACAAGGCCGTGCAGATCCACGGCGGCTACGGCTACACGCGCGAGTTCCCCGTGGAGCGCTACCTGCGCGACGCCAAGCTCTGTGAGATTGGCGAGGGCACGAGCGAGATCCAGCGCACCATCATCGCCCGCGAAACGTTCAAAGGGGCCTGA
- a CDS encoding YtxH domain-containing protein gives MFGAKKTWQAKALAKSKIYRQFLAHQLLDQVPEYAGQASKRARKSWDSFDPDDALRYVGLTTYKPASTGLGGLGAFLLGAAAGSVVALLLAPRPGTELRTTVKDKAMGYINKQGVNIGGEKTASA, from the coding sequence ATGTTCGGAGCGAAGAAGACGTGGCAGGCGAAGGCTTTGGCCAAGAGCAAGATCTACCGCCAGTTCCTGGCGCACCAGCTGCTTGACCAGGTTCCCGAGTACGCCGGACAGGCCTCGAAGAGGGCCCGGAAGTCCTGGGACAGCTTCGACCCCGACGACGCGCTGCGGTATGTGGGGTTGACGACGTACAAGCCGGCGAGCACGGGCCTGGGCGGCCTGGGCGCGTTCCTGCTGGGCGCCGCCGCGGGCAGCGTCGTGGCCCTGCTGCTGGCGCCGCGTCCGGGCACCGAGCTGCGCACCACCGTCAAGGACAAGGCGATGGGCTACATCAACAAGCAGGGCGTGAACATCGGCGGTGAGAAGACCGCGAGCGCCTGA
- a CDS encoding acyl-CoA carboxylase subunit beta — translation MSYDQKLLETIAQVEKGGAPKYHAKNAEAGKLFARERIRLLVDADSFVEDGKLANNLDADLPSDGVITGLGRIAGRTVAIMANDSTVKAGSWGARTVEKILRIQETAKASRCPLLYLVDSAGARITDQVDMFPGRRGAGRIFYNEVHLSGVVPQICLLFGPSAAGGAYIPAFCDLVIMVDGNASMYLGSPRMAEMVIGEKVTLEEMGGAKMHCSVSGVGDVLVKTEQEAIAAAKRYLAFFPENFTKPAPRAELKAPKHSGKRVDEIIPPDQNKPFDMHALITELIDEGSWFEVKKLFAQELITGLARIGGQPVGIVANQPKYKGGVLFVDSADKAARFIWLCDAFNIPLLYLADVPGFMIGTKVERAGIIRAGAKMISAVSEASVPRICVVVRKAYGAGLYAMSGPGFAPEATLALPQAMIAVMGPEAAVNAVYFNKIQELPEAERPAYVQKLRDEYKEDVDIYKLASELIIDAVIPGDSLRGELLQRYALYAERFQPRAEKKHGVYPV, via the coding sequence ATGTCCTACGACCAGAAGCTGCTCGAGACGATCGCCCAGGTGGAGAAGGGTGGCGCGCCGAAGTACCACGCCAAGAACGCGGAGGCCGGCAAGCTCTTCGCCCGCGAGCGCATCCGCCTGCTGGTGGACGCGGACTCGTTCGTGGAGGACGGCAAGCTCGCCAACAACCTGGACGCGGATCTGCCCTCCGACGGCGTCATCACGGGGCTCGGGCGCATCGCCGGCCGCACCGTGGCCATCATGGCCAACGACTCCACGGTGAAGGCGGGAAGCTGGGGCGCCCGCACGGTGGAGAAGATCCTCCGCATCCAGGAGACGGCGAAGGCGTCCCGCTGTCCGCTGCTGTACCTGGTGGACTCCGCGGGCGCGCGCATCACCGACCAGGTGGACATGTTCCCCGGCCGCCGGGGCGCGGGCCGCATCTTCTACAACGAAGTGCACCTGTCGGGCGTGGTGCCGCAGATCTGCCTGCTCTTCGGACCGTCCGCCGCCGGCGGCGCGTACATCCCCGCGTTCTGTGACCTGGTCATCATGGTGGACGGCAACGCGTCCATGTACCTGGGCAGCCCGCGCATGGCGGAGATGGTCATCGGGGAGAAGGTCACGCTGGAGGAGATGGGCGGCGCGAAGATGCACTGCTCCGTGTCCGGCGTGGGCGACGTGCTGGTGAAGACGGAGCAGGAGGCCATCGCCGCGGCGAAGCGGTACCTGGCGTTCTTCCCGGAGAACTTCACGAAGCCGGCGCCGCGCGCGGAGCTGAAGGCCCCGAAGCACAGCGGCAAGCGCGTGGATGAGATCATCCCGCCGGATCAGAACAAGCCCTTCGACATGCACGCCCTCATCACGGAGCTCATCGACGAGGGCAGCTGGTTCGAGGTGAAGAAGCTCTTCGCCCAGGAGCTGATCACCGGCCTTGCGCGCATCGGCGGACAGCCGGTGGGCATCGTGGCGAACCAGCCCAAGTACAAGGGCGGCGTGCTGTTCGTGGACAGCGCGGACAAGGCGGCCCGGTTCATCTGGCTGTGCGACGCGTTCAACATCCCGCTCTTGTACCTGGCGGACGTGCCGGGGTTCATGATCGGCACCAAGGTGGAGCGGGCGGGCATCATCCGCGCGGGCGCGAAGATGATCTCCGCGGTGTCGGAGGCCAGCGTGCCGCGCATCTGCGTGGTGGTGCGCAAGGCGTACGGCGCGGGCCTCTACGCCATGAGCGGCCCCGGCTTCGCCCCGGAGGCCACCCTGGCGCTGCCCCAGGCGATGATCGCCGTGATGGGCCCGGAGGCGGCGGTGAACGCCGTCTACTTCAACAAGATTCAAGAGCTGCCGGAGGCCGAGCGGCCGGCCTACGTCCAGAAGCTGCGCGACGAGTACAAAGAGGACGTGGACATCTACAAGCTGGCCAGCGAGCTCATCATCGACGCGGTCATCCCCGGGGATTCCCTGCGCGGGGAGCTGTTGCAGCGTTATGCGCTCTACGCGGAGCGCTTCCAGCCCCGCGCCGAAAAGAAGCACGGCGTCTATCCCGTTTGA